The Calliphora vicina chromosome 3, idCalVici1.1, whole genome shotgun sequence genome contains a region encoding:
- the LOC135954308 gene encoding putative RNA-binding protein Luc7-like 2, with protein sequence MSATDQMRAMLDQLMGTTRNGEDGRGLKFSDPRVCKSFLLDCCPHDILASTRMDLGECPKVHDLAFRADYQSAAKSRDYYYDIEAMEHLQAFIADCDRRTEAAKQRLKETQEELTAEVAEKANAVHALAEEIGKKLAKAEALGEAGEVEESMSLMKEIDELRAKKIKAEHEYRTSMPASTYQQQKLRVCEVCSAYLGIHDNDIRLADHFGGKLHLGFLTIREKLAELEKTAGPRKAELKRTGKIHERDDDRSRSRFFVGGRELDRRSRVHRSRSRERRRGEGPSTTSRSERSDRPDRREREQRDNDSDRNRNSSRGAPDRRRTRSRSRGRNFNSRRRSHSRDRQRR encoded by the coding sequence ATGTCAGCAACAGATCAAATGAGAGCTATGCTCGACCAGTTGATGGGCACTACACGTAATGGGGAAGATGGTCGAGGACTTAAATTTTCGGACCCCCGTGtttgtaaaagttttttattggaTTGCTGTCCGCACGATATTCTGGCATCCACTCGAATGGATTTGGGAGAATGCCCAAAGGTACACGATTTAGCATTTCGAGCAGATTACCAAAGCGCAGCAAAATCTCGAGACTACTATTATGATATTGAGGCTATGGAGCATTTGCAAGCATTTATCGCGGACTGTGATAGACGAACGGAAGCAGCCAAACAGCGCCTTAAAGAAACACAAGAAGAACTGACCGCAGAAGTAGCAGAAAAAGCAAATGCTGTACATGCTTTGGCCGAGGAGATTGGTAAAAAGCTAGCCAAAGCAGAGGCGCTAGGAGAAGCGGGTGAAGTTGAGGAGAGTATGTCACTCATGAAAGAAATAGATGAGCTGCGAGCTAAGAAAATTAAAGCAGAACACGAGTACCGCACATCAATGCCAGCATCAACATACCAACAGCAAAAGTTGCGAGTTTGTGAAGTATGCTCGGCCTACCTGGGTATCCATGATAACGATATCAGACTAGCAGATCATTTTGGCGGTAAGTTGCATTTGGGATTTTTAACCATAAGAGAAAAATTAGCCGAACTGGAGAAGACAGCCGGTCCCCGCAAGGCTGAACTGAAGCGTACTGGCAAGATCCATGAACGCGATGATGATCGATCCCGTTCACGTTTCTTTGTCGGTGGCCGTGAATTAGATCGCCGTTCACGTGTTCATCGGTCTCGATCTCGCGAACGTCGTCGTGGCGAAGGCCCAAGCACGACCAGTCGTTCTGAACGTTCTGATCGTCCTGATCGTAGGGAACGGGAACAACGTGATAATGATTCTGATCGCAATAGGAACAGTAGCCGCGGAGCGCCTGATCGTAGAAGAACGCGGTCTCGCTCCCGAGGACGTAATTTCAATTCTCGGCGAAGATCACATTCTCGTGATCGCCAACGTCGTTAG
- the LOC135954183 gene encoding serine protease 1-like, whose amino-acid sequence MKVFVVLALALACVSAASIPETPVSIKDVKNAKVIEGRITNGYEAYPGLYPYQVGLSLRSGGGSFWCGGSLIGKSWVLTAAHCTDGVDSVTVYLGSTVRTVAKVTHTVSYSSIIQHSEYNQYTFANDLSLIRIPEVTYTNEIQPISLPAISNAYPTYVDEYATASGWGNYYDNSGIVSTLKYAYLLVIANDVCAQTYGNQVITDNTLCVATTDGTSTCQGDSGGPLALDSKLIGVTSFVSLAGCQSGLPSGFVRVTSYLDWIKFYTDISY is encoded by the exons ATGAAGGTCTTCGTAGTACTTGCATTAGCTTTAGCTTGCGTTTCAGCAGCTTCTATACCCGAAACTCCTGTTTCTATTAAGGACGTCAAAAACGCTAAAGTTATTGAAGGTCGTATCACTAATGGATACGAAGCTTATCCCGGTCTATATCCTTACCAAGTCGGTTTATCACTAAGATCCGGAGGTGGATCGTTTTGGTGCGGTGGTTCTTTAATTGGCAAATCATGGGTGTTGACTGCTGCTCATTGCACTGATGGAGTGGACTCTGTTACCGTTTATTTGGGAAGCACTGTTCGTACTGTTGCCAAAGTGACTCACACTGTTAGCTATAGCTCCATTATTCAACATTCAGAATATAACCAATACACTTTCGCAAATGATCTGTCTTTAATCAGAATTCCTGAAGTTACCTATACCAATGAAATTCAACCTATTAGCTTACCAGCTATTTCTAACGCATATCCCACCTATGTTGATGAATATGCCACCGCATCCGGATGGGGAAATTACTATGATa ATAGTGGAATTGTATCGACTTTGAAGTATGCTTATCTTCTTGTTATTGCTAATGACGTGTGCGCTCAAACTTATGGCAACCAGGTTATTACTGACAATACACTTTGTGTTGCAACTACTGACGGTACTTCCACTTGCCAAGGCGATTCAGGCGGTCCTTTAGCTTTGGACTCTAAACTCATTGGTGTAACATCGTTTGTTTCTTTGGCTGGTTGCCAATCTGGACTTCCATCTGGCTTTGTCCGTGTAACCAGCTACTTGGACTGGATCAAATTCTACACCGACATATCctactaa
- the LOC135954099 gene encoding collagenase-like, protein MKVFVVLALALACVSAASIPETPVSLKDLNRATVIEGRITNGHEAYPGLFPYQVGLLLTSARGNIWCGGSLIGNEWVLTAAHCTDGADSITVYLGSTVRTVAQVVHTVSFSNIIQHSEYNPYTFANDIALIRIPEVTYTDEIQPISLPAISQEYSTYVNQYAVASGWGKTHDSSVAVADILNYAHLLVIANDVCAQYFGNSLVTDKTICVATTGGTSTCSGDSGGPLAVDSTLVGVTSFVAVTGCQSGRPSGFVRVTSYLDWIRFYTGISY, encoded by the exons ATGAAGGTCTTTGTAGTGCTTGCATTAGCGTTAGCTTGCGTTTCAGCTGCTTCTATACCCGAAACTCCAGTTTCTCTTAAGGACTTAAACAGAGCTACAGTTATTGAAGGTCGTATCACCAATGGACATGAAGCTTATCCCGGTCTATTTCCTTACCAAGTTGGTTTACTGCTAACATCAGCACGTGGAAACATTTGGTGTGGTGGTTCTTTAATTGGCAATGAATGGGTATTGACTGCTGCTCATTGCACTGATGGAGCGGATTCTATAACTGTTTATTTGGGAAGCACTGTTCGCACTGTTGCCCAAGTTGTTCACACTGTTAGCTTTAGCAACATTATTCAACATTCTGAATACAACCCTTACACTTTTGCTAATGATATCGCTTTGATCAGAATTCCTGAAGTTACATATACTGATGAAATTCAACCTATTAGTTTGCCAGCTATTTCTCAGGAATATTCAACCTATGTTAATCAATATGCCGTAGCATCCGGTTGGGGAAAAACCCATGATt CTAGTGTAGCTGTTGCAGATATATTGAATTATGCTCATCTTCTTGTTATTGCTAATGATGTGTGCGCTCAATATTTTGGTAATTCACTTGttactgacaaaacaatttgTGTTGCAACGACTGGCGGTACTTCCACTTGCAGTGGTGATTCTGGCGGTCCATTAGCTGTGGACTCTACACTTGTTGGTGTAACATCTTTTGTGGCTGTAACTGGTTGCCAATCAGGACGTCCATCTGGATTTGTCCGTGTGACAAGTTACTTGGACTGGATCAGGTTCTACACCGGCATATCCTactaa
- the LOC135954229 gene encoding serine protease 1-like, translating into MKVFVVLALALACVSAASIPETPVSFKDVNKATVIEGRITNGHEAYPGLFPYQVGLSLTSARGDLWCGGSLIGNEWVLTAAHCTDGAYSVTVYLGSTVHSVAEIVHTVSSSSIIQHSQYNPYTFANDLSLIRIPHVTYTEDIQPISLPAISNEYSTYANQYAVASGWGKTHDFSGAAATLNYAYLLVIANDVCAKSYGSQFVTGNTLCVATTGGTSICQGDSGGPLVLDSKLIGVTSFGSLAGCQLDIPAGFVRVTSYLDWIKFYTNISY; encoded by the exons ATGAAGGTCTTTGTAGTGCTTGCATTAGCGTTAGCTTGCGTTTCAGCGGCTTCTATACCCGAAACTCCTGTTTCTTTTAAGGACGTAAACAAAGCTACAGTTATTGAAGGTCGTATCACCAATGGACATGAAGCTTATCCCGGACTATTTCCTTACCAAGTTGGCTTATCGCTAACATCAGCACGTGGAGACCTTTGGTGTGGTGGTTCTTTAATTGGCAATGAATGGGTATTGACTGCTGCTCATTGCACTGATGGCGCATACTCTGTAACCGTTTATTTGGGAAGCACTGTTCACTCTGTTGCCGAAATTGTTCACACTGTTAGCTCTAGCTCCATTATTCAACATTCTCAATATAATCCCTACACTTTCGCTAATGATCTGTCTTTGATCAGAATTCCTCATGTTACATATACTGAGGACATTCAACCTATTAGTTTACCAGCTATTTCTAACGAATATTCAACCTATGCTAATCAATATGCCGTCGCATCAGGTTGGGGAAAAACCCATGATt tTAGTGGAGCTGCAGCGACATTGAATTATGCTTATCTTCTTGTTATTGCAAATGATGTGTGCGCTAAAAGTTATGGCAGCCAGTTTGTTACTGGCAATACACTTTGCGTTGCAACGACCGGCGGTACTTCCATTTGCCAAGGTGATTCTGGCGGTCCATTAGTTTTGGACTCTAAACTTATTGGTGTAACATCGTTTGGTTCTTTAGCTGGTTGCCAATTAGACATTCCAGCCGGATTTGTTCGTGTAACCAGTTACTTGGACTGGATCAAGTTCTACACCAACATATCATACTAA
- the LOC135953965 gene encoding brachyurin: protein MPKSASFITSFSIYLIICIIEFALAIEWNKVKPMYLVSMYPAPPSMQQDDNKFDNNNPVVLNLEKETMPDEMITKEAMNRIFGGNEAHQNSFTYQVGFLLQRPKGLYWCGGSLISPEYVLTAAHCVDMASRALVFLGAHDIKNAHEPGQIRMMVYHRDFLIYPTWNPRRLKDDIALVHLPKSVKYNERIQPIQLPKRDYEYRNFDDKLGIASGWGRYATGVHAISNILRYVQLRIVNGQTCKNNFPLSYRTTNICTSGRFQKSTCNGDSGGPLVLQRRTSKKRVLVGITSFGSIFGCDRGYPAAFTKVASYLDWIWDETGIDPNVDVTKRFPFNKAIKENFREKKKKKFANLNLANKNKDKTESIGVIDTRLRKYPDAEVF from the exons ATGCCGAAAAGTGCTTCGTTCATAACATCATTCAgcatttatttgattatttgcaTTATTGAATTTGCACTGGCCATAGAATGGAATAAGGTTAAGCCAATGTATCTGGTATCCATGTATCCAGCACCGCCATCTATGCAGCAGGACGATAACAAGTTTGATAACAACAATCCAGTTGTGCTTAACCTAGAAAAGGAAACAATGCCTGACGAAATGATTACGAAAGAAGCAATGAATCGTATATTCGGCGGCAATGAAGCCCATCAGAACAGTTTCACATATCAGGTCGGCTTCTTGTTGCAACGGCCCAAGGGTCTGTATTGGTGTGGTGGATCGTTAATATCACCTGAGTATGTGCTAACGGCGGCACACTGTGTGGATAT GGCTTCGCGGGCGTTGGTGTTTCTGGGCGCTCATGACATAAAAAATGCTCATGAGCCTGGCCAAATACGAATGATGGTTTACCATCGGGACTTTCTCATATATCCTACTTGGAATCCACGCCGTCTTAAAGATGACATTGCATTAGTGCATTTACCGAAATCTGTAAAATATAATG AAAGAATACAACCAATTCAACTTCCTAAAAGGGACTATGAGTACAGAAACTTTGACGATAAATTGGGCATAGCTTCCGGTTGGGGGCGTTATGCCACCGGTGTCCATGCTATTAGCAACATTTTACGTTATGTACAGCTACGCATCGTTAATGGCCAAACGTGCAAGAACAACTTTCCTTTGTCATACAGAACTACAAATATTTGCACAAGTGGGCGTTTTCAGAAATCAACATGCAACGGAGATTCTGGGGGACCGCTTGTTTTGCAAAGACGTACATCAAAGAAGCGGGTACTTGTTGGTATAACATCGTTTGGCAGCATCTTCGGGTGTGATCGTGGTTATCCGGCTGCATTTACAAAAGTAGCATCGTATTTAGATTGGATTTGGGACGAGACTGGCATTGACCCAAATGTAGACGTTACAAAAAGATTTCCATTTAataaagctataaaagaaaattttagggagaagaaaaagaaaaagtttgcaaatttaaatttagcaaacaaaaatAAGGATAAGACTGAAAGTATTGGTGTCATTGATACAAGACTACGGAAATATCCCGATGCAGAAGTGTTTTAA
- the tant gene encoding protein tantalus, with product MEGIVVGIAQINFHQNLSGIADENSSPNFAMESSTSMTVSENYLPNTEESPNVCGQDVASGTSISLSETETIGDSGWEEIEEDEDKSTRNKKGYTLAERRQMPTRASKESSLLGIKRRTIMKPSKRVRNTEDFQNLKPADIKKIYLNKKLTNFKPSSLETIFEEASSTVQNNEPDYLRLMGGRKIKRSLSCTDGFRYSKTLVNKRRAKIKKTFGKRFALKKISLEEFITKLNDSIEKNDDVSNHIQEQPNENKSNFSETASQFPCSEMFVSNISGNINDAIMPKNIPTTELSTEFTTNMSL from the exons ATGGAAGGAATTGTTGTCGGTATTGCTCAAAtaaattttcaccaaaatttaagTGGAATAGCGGACGAAAATAG CTCACCCAATTTTGCTATGGAGTCCTCTACAAGCATGACAGTTTCCGAAAATTATTTGCCCAATACAGAGGAATCACCAAATGTCTGCGGCCAAGATGTCGCAAGTGGTACTTCAATTAGTTTAAGTGAGACAGAGACTATTGGTGATAGTGGTTGGGAGGAAATTGAAGAAGATGAAGATAAAAGTACACGGAATAAAAAAGGCTACACCTTAGCAGAGAGGCGACAAATGCCAACACGAGCATCTAAAGAATCTTCTTTGTTAGGAATAAAAAGACGAACAATTATGAAGCCTAGTAAACGTGTAAGGAACACTGAAGACTTTCAAAACTTAAAACCTGCcgatataaagaaaatttatcttaataaaaaactaactaATTTTAAGCCCTCAAGTTTGGAGACAATTTTCGAAGAGGCGTCTTCAACAGTTCAAAATAATGAACCAGATTATCTTCGTTTAATGGGTGGTCGTAAGATAAAGCGGTCACTCTCATGTACAGATGGTTTTAGATACAGCAAGACCTTGGTGAATAAACGGCGagccaaaataaagaaaacttttgGCAAACGATTCGCTCTGAAGAAAATATCTTTGGAAGAGTTTATAACAAAACTAAATGACAGCATAGAGAAAAATGATGATGTTTCAAATCACATTCAGGAGCAGCCGAATGAGAATAAAagcaatttcagcgaaactgccTCACAATTTCCTTGTTCAGAAATGTTTGTATCAAATATTTCTGGTAATATAAATGACGCAATTATGCCAAAAAACATTCCAACAACCGAGTTGTCGACAGAATTTACAACTAATATGTCTCTATAG
- the LOC135954013 gene encoding collagenase-like: MKVFVVLALALACVSAASIPETPVSLKDINSAKVIEGRITNGNEAYPGLFPYQVGLSLTSARGSTWCGGSLIGNEWVLTAAHCTDGAFSVTVYLGSTVHSVAEIVHTVSSSSIIQHSQYNPYTFANDLSLIRIPEVTYTEEIQPISLPAISNEYSTYANQYAIASGWGKTHDFSGAATTLNYAYLLVIANDVCAQAYGNQVVTGNTLCVATTGGTSTCQGDSGGPLVVDSKLIGVTSFVSLAGCQSGRPSGFVRVTSYLDWIKFYTDISY; encoded by the exons ATGAAGGTCTTTGTAGTGCTTGCATTAGCGTTAGCTTGCGTTTCAGCTGCTTCTATACCCGAAACTCCAGTTTCTCTTAAGGACATAAACAGCGCTAAAGTAATTGAAGGTCGTATCACTAATGGAAATGAAGCTTATCCCGGTTTATTTCCTTACCAAGTTGGCTTATCGCTAACATCTGCACGTGGATCAACTTGGTGTGGTGGTTCTTTAATTGGCAATGAATGGGTATTGACAGCTGCTCATTGCACTGATGGCGCATTCTCTGTAACCGTTTATTTGGGAAGCACTGTTCACTCTGTTGCCGAAATTGTTCACACTGTTAGCTCTAGCTCCATTATTCAACATTCTCAATATAACCCCTACACTTTTGCTAATGATCTGTCTTTGATCAGAATTCCTGAAGTTACATATACTGAGGAAATTCAACCTATTAGCTTACCAGCTATTTCTAATGAATATTCAACCTATGCTAATCAATATGCCATCGCATCTGGTTGGGGAAAAACCCATGATT tTAGTGGAGCTGCAACGACATTGAATTATGCTTATCTTCTTGTTATTGCAAATGATGTGTGTGCTCAAGCTTATGGCAACCAGGTTGTTACTGGCAATACACTTTGTGTTGCAACGACCGGCGGTACTTCCACTTGCCAAGGTGATTCTGGCGGTCCATTAGTTGTGGACTCTAAACTTATTGGAGTTACATCGTTTGTTTCTTTAGCTGGTTGCCAATCTGGACGTCCATCTGGATTTGTTCGTGTAACCAGCTACTTGGACTGGATCAAGTTCTACACCGACATATCCTACTAA
- the LOC135953956 gene encoding brachyurin-like encodes MKTFIALSLLVAVVSAGVMPAVEQRLPLVPVMPLEELEGRITNGELAKPGQFPYQVGLSLVFGNSGAWCGGTLISNRWVLTAAHCTDGADGVTVYLGATDIKNDNEKGQQRIYSSKANIVVHANWVPSTLTNDISLIKLPVPVEFNDLIQPATLPKMDGKYSTYEGDLVWASGWGRDSDAATAVSPVLRYIEAPVLKQSTCKTYYLGSVTDKMICIKSVDKKSTCNGDSGGPLVYKEGGVNYVIGATSFGIALGCEKGWPGVFTRVTAYLDWIEEISGVVNK; translated from the coding sequence ATGAAAACATTTATTGCTCTAAGTTTACTCGTAGCTGTTGTATCAGCAGGCGTTATGCCTGCTGTCGAACAACGTCTGCCATTGGTACCTGTGATGCCATTGGAAGAATTGGAAGGACGTATTACCAACGGTGAACTTGCCAAGCCTGGTCAATTTCCTTATCAAGTTGGTCTAAGTTTGGTCTTCGGAAACTCTGGTGCCTGGTGCGGTGGTACTTTGATATCTAACCGTTGGGTATTGACTGCTGCTCATTGTACCGATGGTGCTGATGGTGTAACTGTATACTTGGGCGCCACTGACATCAAGAACGATAACGAAAAGGGTCAACAAAGAATATACTCCTCCAAAGCCAACATTGTCGTACATGCCAATTGGGTACCCAGCACCTTGACTAACGATATTTCCTTGATCAAATTGCCCGTCCCTGTTGAATTCAACGATCTTATTCAGCCTGCCACTCTACCCAAGATGGATGGTAAATACTCTACCTATGAAGGAGATTTAGTTTGGGCCTCAGGTTGGGGTAGGGATAGTGATGCCGCCACCGCTGTTTCTCCAGTCCTTCGTTACATTGAAGCTCCCGTTTTGAAACAATCCACCTGCAAAACTTACTACTTGGGCTCCGTTACCGATAAGATGATTTGCATCAAATCTGTGGATAAGAAATCCACATGCAATGGCGACTCTGGCGGTCCTTTGGTATATAAGGAAGGTGGTGTCAACTATGTCATTGGTGCTACCTCATTTGGCATTGCTTTGGGTTGCGAAAAGGGCTGGCCAGGTGTATTCACCAGAGTTACTGCCTACTTGGATTGGATCGAAGAAATCTCTGGTGTTGTCAACaagtaa